Proteins encoded together in one Streptomyces sp. NBC_01216 window:
- a CDS encoding DNRLRE domain-containing protein → MRTRTRLSLTLGLVLAALTAALLPWWQPDTPPAAHGGTAIDTKRASTGPRDEAAAMAEARRSHKKVLVDTATTATELTWALPNGQLRSQVHALPQRAKNAKGQWAPIDNKLTRTKSAPRGLGVAPVNPAVPVRFSSGSADGSRANRSFARAPQPGETVLAEVELGGHTIAYTWPGALPEPVLDGPRALYSEVMPGVDLLLVAREEGGFGQLLVVKNREAAQNEAVATVSYGLRSATATFRHDTKASRVQVLDKDGKEIGTIPTPFAWDSSGRDPELPAGRQEPRTSTATPEDVLKLSGLTGIEPGAHSAPLPLRLDGEGTGSAHLRLRAAETKLFTDENVRFPVFIDPPLNSGWQAWTTAYKKYPNSSFWNGTNFSSGTSDARVGYESDTGGLGRSFWRMGFSSSYKGATFTRATFKVLNNHSWSCTKREYKFYLTGSISSGTTWNAQPSWSTLLEKKSFAHGWSSSSCPDAYEAFDVKAAAQKGADSGWSNITFGMRATSESDTQTWRKFRATSAVLEGDYNRKPSEPTNGTTSPGGDCVVGSPGRTVGRTNLILKAKGTDPDGNLKGLRFRIWEAGTSAPTGTLVTNLSSGYASTTIVPSSTMLVDKKTYYWDVRSEDTVGAVSTFFPPGTTPCAITIDGSGPPAPTVDEDTTPFKRATSDGMTWATLKFGKTGPMSFYSEGAAKFSYSFDGLNIKYINAVNGSATATDLTPPHAGPNWLQLYAYDTLGNRSVRGDYLTYVPPKDNADGPHDVGGDGQPDILAINSSGNLFSYSGGPGGDLYGSLAGSYSVAQGTNGKPRLHPAGHWYDPATGQAALIAHYGDVYPGDGTTDLFARTPDGGFWLYPGDGYGSFNVDDRMKVRLPANAPASSTWTQIKAVGDVTGDKLPDLFLRAGAEFWVLSGYTGATFQTATLMNSDAWERRDIVNVADINKDSVPDLLWRNLDNGNMYVRHGKPGSGTDSVDLTSLKLAANSLNGDVKYGTSWTEANVSTAIGIPDVNNDGIPDIWARSGVDGQMRVYYPSTTNTNPPAMNVLSVDWRSVKALS, encoded by the coding sequence GTGCGCACGCGCACCCGGCTGTCACTGACGCTCGGCCTAGTTCTGGCCGCCCTCACCGCCGCCCTGTTGCCCTGGTGGCAACCCGATACCCCGCCCGCCGCCCACGGCGGTACGGCCATCGACACGAAGCGGGCCTCCACCGGCCCTCGTGACGAGGCCGCCGCCATGGCCGAGGCCCGGCGTTCCCACAAGAAGGTGCTCGTCGACACGGCGACCACCGCCACGGAACTGACCTGGGCGCTGCCGAACGGGCAGCTGCGCAGCCAGGTCCACGCGCTGCCGCAGCGCGCGAAGAACGCCAAGGGCCAGTGGGCCCCGATCGACAACAAGCTGACCCGGACGAAGTCGGCGCCCCGCGGCCTCGGTGTCGCGCCGGTCAACCCGGCCGTCCCGGTGCGCTTCTCCAGCGGCAGCGCGGACGGAAGCCGGGCGAACCGTTCGTTCGCCCGTGCCCCGCAGCCGGGCGAGACGGTGCTCGCCGAGGTCGAGCTCGGCGGCCACACCATCGCCTACACCTGGCCCGGCGCCCTGCCCGAGCCGGTCCTCGACGGTCCGCGTGCCCTCTACTCCGAGGTCATGCCGGGCGTCGACCTGCTGCTGGTGGCGCGTGAGGAGGGCGGCTTCGGTCAGCTCCTCGTCGTCAAGAACCGCGAGGCCGCGCAGAACGAGGCCGTCGCCACCGTGTCCTACGGGCTGCGCTCGGCGACCGCCACCTTCCGCCACGACACCAAGGCCAGCCGCGTCCAGGTCCTCGACAAGGACGGCAAGGAGATCGGCACGATCCCGACGCCGTTCGCCTGGGACTCCAGCGGCAGGGACCCCGAACTCCCCGCCGGCCGGCAGGAGCCCCGCACCTCCACGGCCACCCCGGAGGACGTGCTCAAGCTGTCCGGCCTGACCGGCATCGAGCCCGGCGCGCACTCGGCCCCGCTGCCGCTGCGCCTGGACGGTGAGGGAACCGGCTCCGCGCACCTGCGTCTGCGGGCCGCCGAGACCAAGCTGTTCACGGACGAGAACGTCCGCTTCCCGGTCTTCATCGACCCGCCGCTCAACAGCGGCTGGCAGGCATGGACGACCGCGTACAAGAAGTACCCGAACAGCAGCTTCTGGAACGGAACCAACTTCTCCAGCGGCACCTCAGACGCCCGCGTCGGCTACGAGTCGGACACCGGCGGCCTCGGCCGCTCCTTCTGGCGGATGGGCTTCTCCTCCAGCTACAAGGGCGCGACGTTCACCCGCGCGACCTTCAAGGTGCTCAACAACCACTCGTGGTCGTGCACCAAGCGGGAGTACAAGTTCTACCTGACCGGGTCCATCTCCTCCGGCACCACCTGGAACGCCCAGCCGAGCTGGTCGACGCTGCTGGAGAAGAAGTCCTTCGCGCACGGCTGGTCCTCCAGCTCCTGCCCGGACGCGTACGAGGCGTTCGACGTGAAGGCCGCCGCCCAGAAGGGCGCCGACAGCGGCTGGTCGAACATCACTTTCGGCATGCGGGCCACCAGCGAGAGCGACACGCAGACCTGGCGCAAGTTCCGCGCCACGTCCGCCGTCCTCGAGGGTGACTACAACCGGAAGCCGTCCGAGCCCACCAACGGCACGACCTCGCCCGGCGGCGACTGCGTCGTCGGCTCGCCGGGCCGTACCGTCGGCCGGACCAACCTGATCCTGAAGGCGAAGGGCACCGACCCCGACGGCAACCTGAAGGGCCTGCGCTTCCGCATCTGGGAGGCCGGCACCAGCGCCCCGACCGGCACCCTGGTCACCAACCTGTCCAGCGGCTACGCCTCGACGACGATCGTCCCGTCCTCCACGATGCTGGTCGACAAGAAGACCTACTACTGGGACGTCCGCTCCGAGGACACGGTCGGTGCCGTGTCCACCTTCTTCCCGCCCGGCACGACGCCGTGCGCCATCACCATCGACGGCTCCGGTCCGCCGGCGCCGACCGTCGACGAGGACACCACCCCCTTCAAGCGGGCCACGTCCGACGGCATGACCTGGGCGACGCTGAAGTTCGGCAAGACCGGTCCGATGTCCTTCTACTCGGAGGGCGCGGCGAAGTTCAGCTACTCCTTCGACGGTCTGAACATCAAGTACATCAACGCCGTCAACGGCTCGGCCACGGCGACCGATCTGACCCCGCCGCACGCCGGGCCGAACTGGCTGCAGCTGTACGCCTACGACACGCTGGGCAACCGCAGCGTCCGTGGCGACTACCTGACGTACGTCCCGCCGAAGGACAACGCCGACGGTCCCCATGACGTGGGCGGCGACGGCCAGCCCGACATCCTGGCCATCAACTCCAGCGGCAACCTGTTCTCCTACTCGGGCGGACCGGGCGGCGACCTGTACGGCAGCCTCGCCGGCTCGTACTCCGTCGCCCAGGGTACGAACGGCAAGCCCCGTCTGCACCCGGCCGGCCACTGGTACGACCCGGCGACCGGCCAGGCGGCGCTGATCGCCCACTACGGGGACGTGTACCCCGGTGACGGTACGACCGACCTGTTCGCCCGGACCCCGGACGGCGGCTTCTGGCTGTACCCGGGCGACGGCTACGGCAGCTTCAACGTCGACGACCGGATGAAGGTCCGCCTGCCGGCGAACGCCCCCGCGTCCTCGACCTGGACCCAGATCAAGGCGGTCGGCGACGTCACCGGCGACAAGCTGCCCGACCTCTTCCTGCGGGCCGGTGCCGAGTTCTGGGTGCTGTCCGGCTACACCGGTGCGACCTTCCAGACGGCGACCCTGATGAACTCCGACGCCTGGGAGCGGCGCGACATCGTCAACGTCGCCGACATCAACAAGGACTCCGTGCCGGACCTGCTCTGGCGGAACCTGGACAACGGCAACATGTACGTCCGCCACGGCAAGCCGGGCTCCGGGACCGACAGCGTCGACCTCACCTCGCTGAAGCTGGCGGCGAACTCCCTCAACGGGGACGTCAAGTACGGCACGAGCTGGACCGAGGCGAACGTTTCGACCGCGATCGGCATCCCCGACGTCAACAACGACGGCATCCCGGACATCTGGGCCCGATCGGGTGTCGACGGTCAGATGCGGGTGTACTACCCGTCGACGACCAACACCAACCCGCCGGCGATGAACGTCCTGTCGGTGGACTGGCGCAGCGTCAAGGCCCTGAGCTGA